The window tcaatcaattggATTCTCTTTTTGTATTCACTAACAAAATTTTCCTTTGGATttacaagaacaagaaaatctctcttgaaaaaagagagaaaaactaTATCAATCACACCCCATATTTGCAAACACACGATCAGAAGGGCATGATGTGAGTAGTCTTAGTTTCATAGCTAGAAAGACAAGAATCAGACTTAGAATTCACCCTGAAAATCTTCAGCAAATCACCAGACATTTGCCTGGCTCCAGGTGAACAGTTACTTTGCATTAACAACAATATCTTCGTCAACCCGTTGCTCTTCACTACTGCATCTTGTGCCACCCGATCTCTGAACAAATAACACGCACTCCACAATATCATCACCGCATGTTCCGTCGCCTCACTCGAAACTTTCAGCACTTTATTCATCACAGCCTCAACACAAGCTGCGTCATTGCAAAACTCCGCCCTCCCTTCTCTGAATGACGCTACCATTTCTAGCAACTTCAATGCCTTTTCTATGATCGAAACGCTCGCGTTCTGCCCTCCTGTTAACAGTTTTCTTAGCTctgcaattatttttaaattgattagcTTTATTTTAACACGTTTCGACATAGATATCGCTGTTAAACACGATAAACTTGCTTCGATCAAGCTCGGATCTTTTTCTAAGCTGATCAATTTAACCAATTCGAGCAAGAACCCTTCTTTCTCCGAAAGCATCTGTTTTGACTCGGCGTCGAGAGTTATGGCttcaatgattttaataacTCCAACTCGTGAATTCACGCTTCTTCCTTGTTTCAAGACAAGAAGGAGAGAAGACAAACAATCGTGAGAGCCATCATTGTTTTGCTTCAAAATCAATAACCTTAACGCCTTGTAATCTCCAACTTTGTTCAGGATCATAGCAAATACTCTAACGACTCGCTCGAGAAAATCAATGTCCTTATCGCCATCAAGAAACCCGACGAGCATTTCCACGAACCCATCAAATTTCGCCAAGAACTCGCAGTTCTCCTCGGATTCTTTAGCGAAACAGATGAATTTCGACAAATGATCAACTTTCTCCTTCTGGGCTCTCATTTCTTTCACTAAAACCTCAACCTCTTCCTCGGTGACGACCGAGTGGGCGGCTGAGTCGACTCGGAGATCGTTCTGAGTCTGGACTGAGTCAGACCAGATCTGGATGAGTCTCTGTAAAGTGCGGTTGGGAACGAACTCCTTGCTGTTGAGAACCTGCATCGTGGCAGGACACGTGTTGTTGCCGCTATCCAACCACCGCTGGATGCTGGTGCGGTCGTAGGTGACACCGGTACAGAGACTCACAGGTGATTTCATCACGTCAAGTGAGATGGGACACCGGAAGAGATTAGGGACCGTAACGTACAAATTAACGTCTCtcaccatttttattttgttttcttttctctgtttGGGTGCTGAGAAAGTGGGAGAAACTGAGAGTGGAGGAATGGGAGGGCGAGTGGAGATGGTGGGTTTAAAGAGAAGATAGAGAGGGAGGGTCAAAGGTTCGGTGACGTCAGATTTTTACTTTccgtagtgtttttttttttaaaaaatcggatttaattaattatatttcttcggctttttaattttttttggagtcTTTGGTCAAAGGGAgagtttgttttctttgcttGGCGTGTGTAATGTACAAGTGCGTGTGAGTTGGAGTCTTTTATTGAATAGTAGCAAATGACCTTTTAAGAAAACTCAATAGGGTTTATCCTTTTCGGAGTTAGATGTGTAAAAATAATTTCGAATCTTATAAAATTATCCTAGTTTTGTTGAATGAATGATCTTAGCTAACAAAACGGTGAGcatttaaaattgtaataatttatgtttttatatatatttttaaaaataaattcacttgaaaaaatattaaattaataattttctagtattttttttatgattttgatgtattttgaagatattaaaaataaaaaagataaatatagttttaaaaaatattaaaaataaacactttttgaaaagtattttgaagGTGCGACTCTAGGATTGTGTCTActtcatatattaaaataaaaaagataaatatagttttaaaataaatttttatatcttttaaaataaggaGATGTAAGAagatatatattcattttatttctattatatttatctattttgttCCAAGTCTTACCTATATAAACTATAATTGTaatgccattttttttataaaaaaaacaaaactagtttTAAGTGACCAAAACTTGTTTTGTGACAAGAaccattttctatatatatatttttttttttattatcgtgggtgtccgggccagcttgcgcgcacctcgactaatcccacgggccctgaagttaacgaccatgtaagcctccagtggccatcatatgagcagtcatagggtttgaacctgagacctaagagggagcaaaccccttagtcccaagctcttaccactagaccaccacctagatggatATGGATATTTAGGTCAGCttgcgtgtacctcgactaatctcatgagccctgaagttaacgataaGTAAGCCTTCAATGACCCTGAGATTTGTGAAACTCGAATTGGTgactaggggtgatcattttttgttcggttctgtttttataaaaaaaaataaccaaactgaatttttttaaaaaaaaccgaaacctggtcaaaccgactggtttcggttcggttcggttttttagggcaaaaaccagtttggctcggttttttccggttttggctcggtttttttgttttggctaggttttttcagtttcggttcggttctgttttttgcttataaaaccgaactggccggtttttttaaaattttaattggtttttttgatttggttattttttttccagttttctcggtttaatcagtttttttgctTACCTCTACTGATGACTTCTAGGGAGCAAGTTTAAAATCTGAACAGGTGAGCTACACACCTCAGAATTAGACATCACCATGTTTTTATACAGTATTAAATATTATCCCAAATATAATAGTGTTACTAGTAACTATCCTCAAAGTGGCAATTCAAATGATAAGTTATTCTTTATTAGATCATTGTCTCGAGTTGCAATTGAAACTAATAATCGTATGGATGGTTCATCGGACTCGACtgagaaagaaattaatttcgATATTCGTCTGAGGATATTTTATTGTGTACAGTTTGAAAGCAATATTGTTTGAATCCTCGAGGTATAAATCTAAATGACGAAAAGAAGATTCGTTCAACTTGAGTTTATATATTCGTGTCTCATCATGGATATtttacaatataatatatttatgttcaattaaatttattttataaaaatattttaaattttgatcttAATTTATGTGTTGTATAGAGttctttaatatttagaaaCTATTTGGGAACGCGATATaaaccgtgtttttaaaaaatttaaattttatttttgttaaaatttaatattgtctgtatgttttaaattgttttaatgtgctgatatcaaaaataatttttttaaaaattatttatatatattttaaaataaaaaattatttaaaaaataatatctattgCATTGCCAAACATACTTTTACTGGGAAGGAAAGtcacaaaattattttgaaaaataaataaaatcaaactgaGCGAAAGAAATCGATTGCACGCTCCGTTTTACCGCtcaatcaaattattttgatccaCATGAACTGCATTAGAGGGCTAGGAGCTTTGATGATGGGATAATGGACGGCTGACATGAGAGGAGAAGGTACACGTGGGGAGGAGTGGAAGGAGGGTTCCATGAAAATAGATGAGTATGATGAGCAGGGAACGTGGGGGTGGTGAGGGCCCAGTAAAGCCCACTGTGGGTTAGGTTTGGTCGGTCTGATTGCATCATTTGTACGTTGAGTAGACCAAGGGAAGATATGGTTTTGTGGAAGGGAactttttggatttctttttgctatttttggtttttaacacttttttagaaaaatacgGGTGgaataatatagttaaaaatattcatataatttatataggcAAGACTTTTATAGCTCATTgctatttaaaataacatcttttaaaaaaaattaattggacAAGAAAgaagcaagagaaaaaaaagaaggaatacACATCACAAATATACATCAAAGTTTTGATTACTATACCATTAAtactatcaaaaaaatattaataaaacaaatttaacgacacaaaaaaaatcaataacaatgaCCTAAATGGACTATAAGATGAAAAATAACTcgtttatttattgttgataaccttattttatttagttaaattcATCTTATTaagattgttttaataatttcagTGATATGGTAATTGAATCTTCATTATATTTCCAAGTCTATTTCATCCATTCTTTTTATAACTGTTTTAtttgcaaatatttttaattaactgtgagattttttaaaaatctttttttaatccgGGAGGATGTTTTTCTATTGTTGgagtttgcctttttttttatccctcacTTCACCTCCACTTATTTATGTCTCTTTTAAATCTGATTAAtctgaaatattaatttatgattcGATAGTTACAATTAAACAAAGTAgtgattaattcaattaaaatatctgATTTAATATCTTTTAGAAATAGTTCTTTCAAAGAAAACAacgttatttttttcttgaaatgatgAGATATACTTGTACGGCATGCGTATAACAAAATCCAATTGAAGACGAATTCCACGACTGAACTCATTCATCTACACGTACATGTTTGTATTTTAGAACTATACTAGCTTCTTAGACAGGCATCCGAAAAtgaattatcattatcatcaaccttttccttttcttttcttttctcggTCGCTGCTCATCAAATATGTCCGTGCGCAATGGgcaatggcaaccaacctaggGCTGAGAGCTCATAATTTACCTCTAGGTAAGAGACATCATTGCCATAGCAATAGCACCGAAAGTGTCATCTAACAGAGAGGCTACAGCagcattttttcttttctcgagAAAGTTCAGcaatgttttcctttttcacCGAGTGCCTTGATAACATGAAAAGTGCCTCATTTTCTTGCCTGAAGCTTTAAAAGGAATTCACGGATTGATGGTGATTATTGCATTAATTCGGGGCGTGCAGGCATTAATCATGTACAATTTTCAGATGTGACAATCAACTTTTGTTTTCCACTGCACATTTTCATGTTAAGAAGATGATTTCATGAGTGCTTGATAGGACAGGGATAGTTTGGATTGATTTTACATGCGCCCATGATATCACATATTCCTGTATATAGATGGCTTCATTGACGACTACAGGGTCCAATAGCTTTTAGTCAATTTGCATAGGATTCCATTTATACTTTGATTTGGAAGTCCTGTGAATCAGATTTTTTAAACCAAGTTTGTTTTGTGatgtaaaagtatttttttaaaaaattaatttctttctttgtttaaattatttattttatatttttagattgttttgatgaattaatattaaaatttatttttaaaaaataaaaaatattattttaatatattaaaaaaaacatcttaaaaaacaactaaagttACTCTTTAAAACGCATGGATTGTGATAGGTAACTAATTATGACTAATAATGGTATAGTCCATTCTAATTTTGCTACCGAATACATAAGCATATAGCTGACTATGATGGTAAATAAttagtataatgaaaaaaatgatgtcaaaTTAATATGTCAATGCTTCCAATGAGAGATTCTTCCCCATTtgtactctcttttttttccctttatctcGCATATGGTGATTAGATAtttgaatttcttgttttttaataaaaaaataaaatgatattatttttaataatattatattaattttttaaaacaagagttatcctaaataaatttagataatTCAAGTTAACTggataaaatcatatcaattttttatttggttaaattTCAAATCTAGCCTTGATCAGGTATTAATGGATACACGTATATATCTAgcaaaatcaagtttgataacaTTGATTTTAGACTAAAAGACATTTAACTTTAAGAAACtcctaaaccaaaaaaaaaaaaaacaatcgaaataaaatcaaaatagcaTGCTCGAGATGCCTATTGAAATGCATCTTTTGTATTGAAATCATCTGACTAAAGTTTAATTATACTGGATAAAAGACTTCCATGTTCCCATGGAGATTACAATATACAATACAATATACATTTTTGCATCAAGAATTAAATATACCAACTTTccttttcagattgttttttcatggtttaataaatatatcGATGCAagtattgaaattttaattaagattatagTTAATAGATATAtttgaggtcaaattaaaaaagttatctGCTCACTTTTTGAGTTAAGATTTTGTTGAAATATAATCTCTAACATAAACTATTTAACATGAAACGTTAACAtggtttaaataaattatagatgaataaaaaattaattttaaaaaacttttaactaacatgtttgagaatcaaatttgatataatcagcaaataagataaaatttataaattttttcacaactttgaagagtgttttccgtccaaaataaaaggaaaatacttttttaaaaaccaatctaaatttttctttgactgaaaagtgtttttcattgaccaattttttaaacgataaacaaatataaaaaagtttggaaagtacTTTTCAGGaaatcatttttcataaaacaaataaggCCTTAATTACTCTGTTTTTAAAGTtctgattttactttttatttactttctaatCAAGAGTATAGATTCAGTTTTTATATAGAGATCACtgactttattttcttaatttattatattttatttataaatatatctaaataaaaaaaatgattaaattctGAAAGGCCTAACCAAAAGAGTCTCTTTCCACCAAGTGATTTAATATCATTGTAAAACATGTATTTATAAACATGAACAGGTCTATCTTATACATAAACAAACAATCAATATCTTTACAGATTATACACATCCAGTAATATTACTCCAATATACTAAAGTCCAGCATCAATCAATACACCAaaagttaatatcaaaaaataataataataataataaaaaagcttcGCCAAATAAAAAAGTTGCGTGTAATCAAATCACGAGGCCGTGTAGCCATGTCAAAGTACGTAGATTTTGCATGACAAGAAGACAAGGGATTTATGCGGCTTGTGGCAGTGACTTGTGGACTCGGAACTAAAAAATTTCCAAGGCAAAGACTCTCGCACTCCAAGCAATTTCCCCATTGACCAAACCTAACCTTGTCGCCTTTCGTAAATTCTATCCACCACCAAATTGGTGGATATCTCTGCTCCATACGGCAATTTGCTTACcatttcaaagtcaaatcttggaAAATCTCTCCACCTTCACATCAGGACCAACTGCTCTCACTGCTGGAAGAGAAGAGTTGATTCACATGCACGTAAATTGCAATGTTTTTCTTGCCGTTGATTGCTTGCGAAGGGTTCTTGATAATACTTTGAAACTGCAATTAATTCTTGTAGTCTGTGGAGTCGGCAAATTTATTTTGGGTTCCGAGTAACTTTCGACATGGTGGTTAATGCCACGACTCATAGGGTGGAGTCCAGTCTCAGGCTgcgagaaaataaataaattcaagagtCCCTCTACTCACGGTATATATAGTAAACTTTTGaccaagcaaaaaaaatcactctaattttaatttataaaaaatgtccttataagataaaatcaaaatcaaaaatcgAAACTTGTCCATGCTcagtaaataattttatattctgtGTTTGGAAGACCGACCATTTGGgtactaaaattttaatattatattaaagagctaatttaattaaaaatcttaaactttataattgaTGGAGTTAATTAAATGCTCTTATAAGAGCTCATAAAACTCTTTCAAAACAGGGGGGAGAAAACATAAGTGCTCAATACCTAAATCTTGGAACGCGTccctgttttaatttttgaaagatttatGCATTAATCTATCGGATTGTGTTAAAACTTGTACAAATTAActctattttatattattaattaaattttaaataaaaaaaaaataagattcaaactcgtgatcgtgtgattattaaagttttgatttgatgTTAATGAATCGTCatatctaaaaacttaaattattaattataatttatattaatttttaataaaattatcaactaGAACCGATTTCAAATTAATCCTTGATCCGGAATAGTCTTAAATCAGAATTCAAGCCGGATAAAGGAAGCGTGTAGACAGGGAAAATGAACGGTTCGAGAGAAAATATTCCAAGGCCAcaaatttgtataataattCGATTCCTCATCCATTTTTTTACAGAACTGGTGcacaattagtcaacaaaacATACACTAATCTCTTTAGACTGGTTGCATTC is drawn from Populus nigra chromosome 5, ddPopNigr1.1, whole genome shotgun sequence and contains these coding sequences:
- the LOC133693975 gene encoding U-box domain-containing protein 28-like, giving the protein MVRDVNLYVTVPNLFRCPISLDVMKSPVSLCTGVTYDRTSIQRWLDSGNNTCPATMQVLNSKEFVPNRTLQRLIQIWSDSVQTQNDLRVDSAAHSVVTEEEVEVLVKEMRAQKEKVDHLSKFICFAKESEENCEFLAKFDGFVEMLVGFLDGDKDIDFLERVVRVFAMILNKVGDYKALRLLILKQNNDGSHDCLSSLLLVLKQGRSVNSRVGVIKIIEAITLDAESKQMLSEKEGFLLELVKLISLEKDPSLIEASLSCLTAISMSKRVKIKLINLKIIAELRKLLTGGQNASVSIIEKALKLLEMVASFREGRAEFCNDAACVEAVMNKVLKVSSEATEHAVMILWSACYLFRDRVAQDAVVKSNGLTKILLLMQSNCSPGARQMSGDLLKIFRVNSKSDSCLSSYETKTTHIMPF